The sequence CCTTTCATTCTTCTCTTGCCGCGATCTTCTTTAATTTCCTCTTTTCAGCGTGTTAGAATTATTCAGTTATCCGTATGGTGGAGGAGGAAGGTAATGAATGAGATTATCTTTGTTTTAGAGGAGGACCCTGAGGGAGGGTACAATGCCCGGGCACTCGGGCTTGCGATATTCACCCAGGGAGAGACCATGGAAAAGATTAAAGACAATATTAAAGACGCGCTCAGGTGCCATTTCGAGCGCGACGAGGAGATACCGAGGATAATAAGGCTTCATTTTGTAAAAGAAGAAGTCTTTTCCTATGCCTAAAATACCCAGGGATATATCTGGTGAGGAGCTGGCAAAGTCGCTCAGCAAGGCAGGGTATGAAATAACGAGGCAAACAGGCAGTCACATGAGACTGTCATGCCGCCTTAATGATGCAGAACACCATATAACCATTCCGGCACACTCTCCCCTGAAGATAGGCACCTTGAATAATATTCTGAAAGATGTTGCCGAGTTCTTAAAAATCGATAAGAAAACTCTTTTAGAGCAACTTTTTTAGAAAGAGAAAGACATATTTATATTAAGGAGAGTTTGTTATGAGGCAGTTTGGTGCAATCGCAGTAAGTCTTTTCATTGCAATAGCCATTTTTTGCAGTATTTCCCTCGTGTATGCAGCCAATCCCGGCTCGCCCGCTCCTGATTTTACCCTCACCGATATAAGCGGAAAGAAAGTTTCCCTTTCAGAACTCAAGGGAAAGGTGGTGCTCCTCAACTTCTGGGCCACCTGGTGCGGTCCCTGCAGGGCCGAGATGCCCGGGCTGAACAAGCTCTACCAGGAGCTCAGGGAGAAAGGGCTCGTGGTGCTC is a genomic window of Nitrospirota bacterium containing:
- a CDS encoding TlpA disulfide reductase family protein: MRQFGAIAVSLFIAIAIFCSISLVYAANPGSPAPDFTLTDISGKKVSLSELKGKVVLLNFWATWCGPCRAEMPGLNKLYQELREKGLVVLAISVDTSDKPVKEFMKDKKFSFPVLLDTDKEVSFDDYAVMGLPTTIIIDRKGLIAEKVLGEREWDTPQMKEKITKLLMAK
- a CDS encoding 2-oxoisovalerate dehydrogenase, producing MNEIIFVLEEDPEGGYNARALGLAIFTQGETMEKIKDNIKDALRCHFERDEEIPRIIRLHFVKEEVFSYA
- a CDS encoding type II toxin-antitoxin system HicA family toxin, whose amino-acid sequence is MPKIPRDISGEELAKSLSKAGYEITRQTGSHMRLSCRLNDAEHHITIPAHSPLKIGTLNNILKDVAEFLKIDKKTLLEQLF